The Candidatus Methylarchaceae archaeon HK02M2 genome contains the following window.
CATGATCCAAATAATGAACTAAACTTGCGCAATATATTGAACCTTCATAACAATGTTATTAATTATTATAATATGATTTTTTGTGGTATAGGTGGATCGAATCTAACTCCTTTCAATACTCCATTCGAACTTGATGATTTCAGAGCAGAAGAGGTTTTCTCAAGACTGCCTGATAAGGTTGATGTATTTGTCTCTCACGCTTCACCGTACAAAACAAGATGTGATAGATCATACAAAGGAGAACATATAGGCTCCAAGCCCCTTAGGAGGTACATAGAGAAGACTCAACCGAAGATAGTAATATGTGGACATATTCATGAAGCAAGGAGTACAGATATGTTAGAAAATACTTTAGTAGTGAATCCAGGTCCAGCTATGAACGGATTCTATGTTACGATTTCTTTAAATGGGAAACCGAAAGTCGATTTACTCCAAGCAGAGTAGATAAATAATTTTTTTAAAAATTATTTAATATATTATCGCTATTAGAAATAAATATGTTATACAGGTACTCTAGTAGGGCTTATAGTATAAATTCAAATCCTAGCTTATTTAGTTACTCTTTCTTTATAGCTGCTTGAATTTCTTCACGTAGTTGTTCATCGGTTTTACCATAAGTATTAATTCCTAATGAGTTGGCAGCTTTGATAAGTTTTTCCCTTTCAGTCTCTTCTTTTTTGCTTGGAGTTTTTGTAATTTCTTTAAGTTCTTTATCGATCTCCTGCTTACCCCTCTCAAACTCACCTTTCGCTCTACCGAAAGCCCTAGCCATTTCTGGGACCTTCTTTGCTCCGAATAAGAGGATAATTGCAAATACAGCTACTATTAGAATTTCAACTCCTTGCATAAATTCAATTTCTTCAAGGCTCTACTTTAACTTTTCGATGAACGAATAAATAGCCTAAAATATATAAAATCATCATGGGAATAACCACAAACCACATAGTTATTCCACTCCCATCAGGCGTAATAATGGCTCCAAAGA
Protein-coding sequences here:
- a CDS encoding metallophosphoesterase — translated: MKLLAIADVHGNSRVIQWLIELGRYADLLIVAGDVSDWGNELFFKNFFEIISEKGLKTFFVPGNHDPNNELNLRNILNLHNNVINYYNMIFCGIGGSNLTPFNTPFELDDFRAEEVFSRLPDKVDVFVSHASPYKTRCDRSYKGEHIGSKPLRRYIEKTQPKIVICGHIHEARSTDMLENTLVVNPGPAMNGFYVTISLNGKPKVDLLQAE
- a CDS encoding twin-arginine translocase TatA/TatE family subunit, encoding MQGVEILIVAVFAIILLFGAKKVPEMARAFGRAKGEFERGKQEIDKELKEITKTPSKKEETEREKLIKAANSLGINTYGKTDEQLREEIQAAIKKE